A genomic segment from Glycine max cultivar Williams 82 chromosome 1, Glycine_max_v4.0, whole genome shotgun sequence encodes:
- the LOC100816893 gene encoding LOW QUALITY PROTEIN: probable copper-transporting ATPase HMA5 (The sequence of the model RefSeq protein was modified relative to this genomic sequence to represent the inferred CDS: inserted 1 base in 1 codon) has product MAKLLALSCWRSLSPRPHYPSMPKYPKGESVATVQELSESTAVLSVVGMSCAACAGSVEKAVKRLPGIREAIVDVLNNRAHVIFYPSFVNVETIREAIEDAGFEAALLTDDKKSVQVCRIQIKGMSCTSCSSTLESVLQALDGVLEARVGLATEEAQVHYNPILLTTNHILQAIQDSGFEAQLISSSQDLSKIDLLVEGDITMKLIEDSLQTLPGVLAVDITTELNKISVSYKPDVTGPRNFINVIHETGNGNFKAKIYPTEEGQRDSHRRQETKQYYRSFLWSLVFTIPVFLTSMVLMYVPGVKDSLDAKIVNMLTVGEVARWVLSTPVQFVLGWRFYYGSYKALRRGSANMDVLIALGTNAAYFYSVYSVLRAATSPHFEGNDFFETSAMLISFILLGKYLEILAKGKTSDAIAKLMNLTPDTAVLLTLDGDGSVVGEEEIDSRLVQKNDVIKVVPGAKVASDGFVVWGQSHVNESMITGEARPVAKRKGDTVIGGTVNENGVLHVKATRVGSESALSQIVRLVESAQMAKAPVQKFADRISKYFVPLVIIISFTTWLAWFLAGKYHAYPKSWIPSSMDSFELALQFGISVMVIACPCALGLATPTAVMVGTGVGASQGVLIKGGQALESAHKVDCIVFDKTGTLTVGKPVIVRTELLTKMVLQEFYELVAAAEVNSEHPLAKAVVEYAKRFRDEENPSWPEARDFVSITGHGVKASVHNKEIIVGNKSLFADHNIAIPDDAEYILAEAEKMAQTGIVVSINXESTGVLAVSDPLKPGAQEVISILKSMKIKSIMVTGDNFGTASSIAREVGIENVIAEAKPDQKAEKVKDLQASGYTVAMVGDGINDSPALVAADVGMAIGAGTDIAIEAADIVLMKSNLEDVITAIDLSRKTFSRIRLNYFWALGYNLLGIPIAAGALFPSTRFRLPPWIAGAAMAASSVSVVCCSLLLKYYRRPRKLDNLEIRGIRVESSSDI; this is encoded by the exons ATGGCGAAGCTGTTAGCGTTGAGTTGCTGGCGAAGCCTCTCGCCGCGACCTCACTACCCCTCCATGCCCAAATATCCCAAGGGCGAGAGTGTCGCCACCGTCCAAGAGCTCTCTGAGTCCACCGCTGTTCTCTCCGTCGTCGGAATGAGCTGCGCTGCCTGCGCCGGATCCGTGGAGAAGGCCGTCAAACGCCTCCCCGGGATCCGTGAAGCCATCGTCGACGTCCTCAACAACCGCGCCCACGTCATCTTCTACCCCTCCTTCGTTAAC gTGGAGACTATTCGCGAGGCAATTGAGGACGCTGGTTTCGAAGCCGCGTTACTCACAGACGACAAAAAATCCGTTCAAGTATGCCGCATCCAGATCAAAGGAATGAGCTGCACCTCCTGCTCCTCCACTCTGGAATCCGTTCTGCAAGCCCTTGACGGGGTCCTTGAAGCCCGCGTGGGCCTTGCCACCGAAGAGGCCCAAGTCCACTACAACCCAATTCTCCTCACCACCAACCACATCCTTCAAGCCATACAAGATTCCGGTTTCGAAGCCCAGCTTATCAGTTCAAGCCAAGACTTAAGCAAGATAGACCTCCTCGTGGAAGGTGACATAACCATGAAACTAATCGAAGATTCTCTTCAGACACTCCCAGGAGTCCTTGCCGTGGACATAACAACGGAACTAAACAAAATATCGGTTTCTTACAAACCGGACGTCACAGGACCCAGAAATTTCATTAACGTTATTCACGAAACAGGGAATGGGAATTTCAAGGCAAAGATATATCCCACAGAAGAAGGACAGAGAGATTCTCACAGACGCCAGGAAACAAAACAGTATTATAGATCTTTCTTATGGAGCTTGGTGTTCACTATTCCTGTGTTTCTAACCTCCATGGTGCTTATGTATGTTCCTGGTGTTAAGGACTCGCTTGATGCCAAAATTGTGAACATGCTTACCGTGGGGGAGGTTGCACGGTGGGTGCTTTCCACGCCGGTTCAGTTTGTGTTGGGGTGGCGGTTTTACTATGGTTCTTACAAGGCATTGCGTCGTGGCTCTGCCAACATGGATGTGCTCATTGCGCTGGGAACAAACGCAGCGTATTTTTACTCTGTTTACTCTGTTTTGAGAGCTGCCACCTCTCCGCATTTCGAGGGGAATGATTTCTTTGAGACGAGTGCGATGCTTATTTCGTTCATTCTGCTTGGGAAGTATCTTGAGATTCTGGCCAAGGGGAAGACTTCTGATGCGATTGCCAAGCTCATGAACTTGACACCGGACACGGCGGTTCTGTTGACTCTGGACGGTGATGGGAGCGTTGTTGGGGAGGAGGAGATTGATAGCAGGTTGGTTCAGAAGAACGATGTGATTAAGGTTGTTCCTGGGGCGAAGGTGGCTTCGGATGGATTTGTTGTGTGGGGGCAGAGTCACGTGAACGAGAGCATGATAACGGGGGAGGCGCGACCCGTGGCGAAGAGGAAAGGAGACACTGTTATTGGAGGGACTGTGAATGAGAATGGAGTCTTGCATGTTAAGGCAACAAGGGTGGGATCGGAGAGTGCTCTTTCGCAGATTGTTCGTCTTGTGGAGTCAGCTCAGATGGCTAAAGCGCCTGTTCAGAAGTTTGCTGATCGCATTTCCAAATACTTTGTGCCTCTG gtgatTATCATCTCGTTCACTACTTGGCTAGCCTGGTTTTTGGCTGGAAAATATCATGCTTACCCCAAGTCTTGGATACCGTCTTCTATGGACAGTTTTGAGCTTGCTCTGCAGTTTGGAATATCGGTCATGGTCATAGCCTGCCCTTGTGCTTTGGGTTTAGCGACTCCAACTGCTGTTATGGTTGGGACCGGAGTTGGTGCATCTCAGGGTGTGCTCATCAAAGGAGGCCAAGCATTAGAGAGTGCACATAAG GTGGACTGCATTGTTTTTGATAAGACGGGTACTCTCACTGTTGGGAAACCTGTGATAGTGAGAACAGAACTATTGACAAAAATGGTGCTCCAGGAGTTCTATGAACTTGTGGCTGCAGCTGAG GTGAATAGTGAGCATCCACTGGCCAAGGCCGTTGTTGAGTATGCTAAAAGATTTAGAGATGAAGAGAACCCTTCTTGGCCAGAAGCACGAGATTTTGTTTCCATCACAGGACATGGAGTAAAGGCCTCTGTTCATAATAAGGAAATAATTGTGGGTAATAAGAGCTTGTTTGCTGACCATAACATTGCAATTCCTGATGATGCTGAATATATACTTGCTGAAGCCGAAAAGATGGCTCAAACAGGAATTGTAGTATCTATAA GGGAAAGTACTGGGGTTTTAGCAGTATCCGATCCATTGAAACCAGGTGCTCAAGAAGTCATTTCCATTCTGAAGTCAATGAAAATCAAGAGCATCATGGTGACTGGGGACAACTTCGGAACTGCTAGTTCTATTGCCAGGGAAGTAGGAATTGAAAATGTTATTGCTGAGGCCAAACCGGATCAAAAAGCAGAGAAAGTGAAAGACTTGCAG gCTTCTGGGTACACTGTGGCTATGGTGGGGGATGGCATCAATGATTCACCTGCACTTGTGGCAGCGGATGTGGGAATGGCAATAGGAGCTGGTACAGACATCGCTATTGAGGCTGCTGATATTGTCCTCATGAAGAGCAACTTGGAGGATGTCATAACTGCCATTGACCTTTCCAGAAAAACATTTTCCCGTATACGCCTGAATTACTTTTGGGCTTTGGGTTATAACTTGCTTGGCATCCCAATTGCTGCTGGAGCTCTTTTCCCTTCTACAAGGTTCAGATTGCCACCCTGGATTGCTGGGGCTGCTATGGCTGCCTCCTCTGTCAGCGTTGTTTGCTGTTCTCTGTTGTTGAAATATTACAGGAGACCCAGGAAGCTAGACAACCTTGAGATACGTGGCATAAGGGTTGAGTCATCCAGTGATATATGA
- the LOC100817431 gene encoding probable copper-transporting ATPase HMA5 isoform X2 — protein MGKKFEGWECSLQCSGNLSPQAHYPMRRLEEEGRDSEGKKVVLSVMGMSCAACAGSIEKAIKRLPGIREAVVDVLNHKAQVLYYPQMLHRIREAIEDAGFEAKVMEEDSKDTSTQICRIHVRGMTCTSCSSTIESALQSLHGVHKARVALTTEEAEVCYDPKIVTHNHFMSAIEETGFEAVLISTGEHITKIELQIDGIKNEQSLNVIERSLHELPGVETIDIYPDINKISITYKPYMTGPRTFIEVIESTGSGCFKAIIFPNDGGREAQRQEEINRFFKLFIWSLAFTIPVFLTSMVLMYIPGVKRVLDIKVVNMLNIGLLLRCEFATPVQFIIGRRFYVGAYKALRKGSANMDVLIALGTNAAYFYSLYVVERAASSRHFKGSDFFETSSMLISFILLGKYLEVLAKGKTSQAIAKLMNLTPETATLLTQDDEGNVVSERQIDSRLIQKEDVIKVVPGAKVASDGFVIWGQSHVNESMITGEAKPVAKRKGDMVIGGTLNENGVLHVKVTRVGSESALSQIVRLVESAQMAKAPVQKIADHISKYFVPMVIALSLSTWLSWFLAGKFHAYPKSWIPSSTNSFELALQFGISVMVIACPCALGLATPTAVMVGTGVGATQGVLIKGGQALENAHKVNCIVFDKTGTLTVGKPVVVTTKLLKKTSLSNFYEFAAAAEVNSEHPIAKAIVEHAKKIIEEEQNHPWPEARDFASVSGHGVKAIVLNKEIMVGNKKMMLDHNIAISAEAEETLAEAESLAQTGILVSLDGEVAGVLAVSDPLKPGAKEVISILNLMKIKSIMVTGDNWGTANSIARQAGIETVMAEALPETKATKIKELKSSGYTVAMVGDGINDSPALVAADVGMAIGAGTDIAIEAADIVLMKSNLEDTIIAIDLAKKTFSRIRLNYIWALGYNLLAIPIAAGVLYSSTRFRLPPWIAGAAMAASSLSVVCSSLLLKNYRRPSLLNNLDMNAIKIE, from the exons ATGGGTAAAAAGTTTGAGGGTTGGGAGTGTAGTTTGCAGTGCAGTGGGAACCTTTCGCCTCAGGCACACTATCCGATGAGGAGGttggaagaagaaggaagagattCAGAGGGCAAGAAAGTGGTTTTGAGCGTTATGGGAATGAGTTGCGCTGCTTGTGCCGGATCCATTGAGAAAGCCATCAAACGCTTACCTGGGATTCGAGAGGCCGTTGTTGATGTCTTGAACCATAAAGCTCAGGTTCTTTACTACCCACAAATGCTTCAC AGGATACGTGAGGCCATAGAAGATGCCGGATTTGAGGCCAAAGTCATGGAAGAGGACTCGAAAGACACCTCCACTCAAATATGCCGAATACACGTACGAGGCATGACTTGCACTTCTTGCTCCTCCACCATTGAATCTGCTCTGCAATCCCTTCATGGGGTGCATAAGGCACGAGTGGCCTTAACAACTGAAGAAGCTGAAGTCTGCTACGACCCTAAGATTGTCACCCACAACCACTTCATGAGTGCCATTGAAGAAACCGGGTTTGAAGCCGTACTAATAAGCACAGGGGAACACATAACCAAGATTGAACTTCAAATTGATGGCATTAAAAATGAGCAATCCCTGAATGTCATTGAACGCTCTCTCCATGAACTTCCAGGTGTTGAAACCATAGACATATATCCAGACATCAACAAAATTTCCATCACTTATAAGCCGTACATGACAGGACCAAGAACCTTCATAGAAGTCATAGAATCCACAGGCTCTGGGTGTTTTAAAGCGATTATATTCCCAAATGATGGAGGAAGAGAAGCACAAAGACAGGAGGAAATTAATCGGTTCTTCAAGTTATTCATATGGAGTTTGGCTTTCACCATTCCTGTTTTCTTGACATCCATGGTTCTCATGTATATACCTGGAGTTAAACGTGTTTTGGATATCAAAGTTGTCAATATGTTGAATATTGGACTTCTCTTGAGGTGTGAATTTGCTACCCCGGTGCAGTTCATCATAGGGAGAAGGTTCTATGTTGGGGCATATAAAGCGTTGCGCAAAGGTTCTGCCAACATGGATGTGTTGATAGCCTTAGGGACCAATGCAGCATATTTCTATTCTCTTTATGTTGTGGAAAGAGCTGCTTCCTCACGGCATTTCAAAGGCAGCGATTTCTTTGAGACTAGCTCTATGCTTATTTCATTTATTCTATTAGGGAAGTATTTGGAAGTGTTGGCAAAGGGGAAGACATCTCAGGCCATTGCAAAGCTGATGAACTTGACACCCGAGACAGCAACCTTATTAACACAAGATGATGAGGGAAATGTGGTTAGTGAAAGACAAATTGATAGCCGGTTGATACAAAAGGAGGATGTGATcaaggttgttcctggtgcaaAAGTAGCATCGGATGGTTTTGTCATATGGGGACAAAGTCATGTAAATGAGAGCATGATAACTGGAGAGGCAAAGCCTGTGGCGAAGAGGAAGGGTGATATGGTTATTGGAGGCACTCTGAATGAGAATGGGGTTTTGCACGTTAAGGTGACAAGGGTTGGATCAGAGAGTGCTCTCTCGCAGATTGTTCGACTTGTTGAGTCTGCCCAAATGGCTAAAGCTCCTGTCCAAAAAATTGCTGATcatatttctaaatattttgtTCCTATG gtCATTGCGCTTTCTCTTTCAACATGGCTTTCCTGGTTTCTGGCTGGAAAGTTCCATGCATACCCAAAATCTTGGATACCATCTTCCACAAACAGCTTTGAGCTTGCACTTCAGTTTGGGATTTCAGTCATGGTCATTGCCTGCCCTTGTGCTCTAGGCCTAGCCACTCCTACGGCTGTTATGGTCGGTACTGGAGTTGGTGCAACACAAGGTGTGTTGATCAAAGGGGGGCAAGCATTAGAAAATGCACACAAG GTGAATTGCATTGTGTTTGATAAGACAGGGACCCTCACAGTTGGGAAGCCAGTGGTTGTTACTACAAAACTCTTAAAAAAGACGTCACTTAGTAATTTCTATGAATTTGCTGCTGCAGCAGAG GTGAACAGCGAACATCCAATAGCCAAGGCCATTGTTGAGCACGCCAAAAAGATTATagaagaagaacaaaatcaTCCCTGGCCAGAAGCACGCGACTTTGCTTCTGTTTCAGGCCACGGAGTGAAGGCCATTGTTCTAAACAAGGAAATAATGGTTGGGAATAAAAAGATGATGTTGGATCATAACATAGCCATTTCAGCAGAAGCTGAAGAAACACTAGCAGAAGCTGAAAGCTTGGCTCAAACCGGGATTCTAGTATCCTTGGATGGAGAAGTTGCTGGAGTTTTGGCTGTATCTGATCCACTAAAACCTGGTGCCAAAGAAGTTATTTCCATTCTTAATTTGATGAAGATCAAGAGCATCATGGTGACAGGTGATAACTGGGGAACTGCCAACTCCATAGCAAGACAAGCTGGCATTGAAACTGTCATGGCAGAGGCTCTACCTGAGACTAAAGCgaccaaaataaaagaattgaag AGTTCTGGGTACACGGTGGCAATGGTGGGAGATGGAATAAACGATTCACCAGCACTAGTGGCTGCTGATGTAGGAATGGCAATTGGTGCTGGCACAGACATAGCTATAGAGGCAGCTGACATTGTTCTGATGAAGAGCAACTTGGAGGATACAATAATTGCCATTGATCTTGCAAAAAAAACTTTCTCTCGTATACGTCTCAATTACATTTGGGCTTTGGGTTACAATTTGCTAGCCATCCCAATTGCCGCGGGTGTCCTTTACTCCTCCACTAGATTCCGATTACCACCATGGATTGCTGGGGCTGCAATGGCTGCCTCTTCTCTCAGTGTTGTCTGCTCATCCCTCTTGTTAAAAAATTACAGGAGACCCAGCCTGCTAAACAACTTGGACATGAATGCTATCAAGATTGAATAA
- the LOC100817431 gene encoding probable copper-transporting ATPase HMA5 isoform X1: protein MGKKFEGWECSLQCSGNLSPQAHYPMRRLEEEGRDSEGKKVVLSVMGMSCAACAGSIEKAIKRLPGIREAVVDVLNHKAQVLYYPQMLHEQRIREAIEDAGFEAKVMEEDSKDTSTQICRIHVRGMTCTSCSSTIESALQSLHGVHKARVALTTEEAEVCYDPKIVTHNHFMSAIEETGFEAVLISTGEHITKIELQIDGIKNEQSLNVIERSLHELPGVETIDIYPDINKISITYKPYMTGPRTFIEVIESTGSGCFKAIIFPNDGGREAQRQEEINRFFKLFIWSLAFTIPVFLTSMVLMYIPGVKRVLDIKVVNMLNIGLLLRCEFATPVQFIIGRRFYVGAYKALRKGSANMDVLIALGTNAAYFYSLYVVERAASSRHFKGSDFFETSSMLISFILLGKYLEVLAKGKTSQAIAKLMNLTPETATLLTQDDEGNVVSERQIDSRLIQKEDVIKVVPGAKVASDGFVIWGQSHVNESMITGEAKPVAKRKGDMVIGGTLNENGVLHVKVTRVGSESALSQIVRLVESAQMAKAPVQKIADHISKYFVPMVIALSLSTWLSWFLAGKFHAYPKSWIPSSTNSFELALQFGISVMVIACPCALGLATPTAVMVGTGVGATQGVLIKGGQALENAHKVNCIVFDKTGTLTVGKPVVVTTKLLKKTSLSNFYEFAAAAEVNSEHPIAKAIVEHAKKIIEEEQNHPWPEARDFASVSGHGVKAIVLNKEIMVGNKKMMLDHNIAISAEAEETLAEAESLAQTGILVSLDGEVAGVLAVSDPLKPGAKEVISILNLMKIKSIMVTGDNWGTANSIARQAGIETVMAEALPETKATKIKELKSSGYTVAMVGDGINDSPALVAADVGMAIGAGTDIAIEAADIVLMKSNLEDTIIAIDLAKKTFSRIRLNYIWALGYNLLAIPIAAGVLYSSTRFRLPPWIAGAAMAASSLSVVCSSLLLKNYRRPSLLNNLDMNAIKIE from the exons ATGGGTAAAAAGTTTGAGGGTTGGGAGTGTAGTTTGCAGTGCAGTGGGAACCTTTCGCCTCAGGCACACTATCCGATGAGGAGGttggaagaagaaggaagagattCAGAGGGCAAGAAAGTGGTTTTGAGCGTTATGGGAATGAGTTGCGCTGCTTGTGCCGGATCCATTGAGAAAGCCATCAAACGCTTACCTGGGATTCGAGAGGCCGTTGTTGATGTCTTGAACCATAAAGCTCAGGTTCTTTACTACCCACAAATGCTTCAC GAGCAGAGGATACGTGAGGCCATAGAAGATGCCGGATTTGAGGCCAAAGTCATGGAAGAGGACTCGAAAGACACCTCCACTCAAATATGCCGAATACACGTACGAGGCATGACTTGCACTTCTTGCTCCTCCACCATTGAATCTGCTCTGCAATCCCTTCATGGGGTGCATAAGGCACGAGTGGCCTTAACAACTGAAGAAGCTGAAGTCTGCTACGACCCTAAGATTGTCACCCACAACCACTTCATGAGTGCCATTGAAGAAACCGGGTTTGAAGCCGTACTAATAAGCACAGGGGAACACATAACCAAGATTGAACTTCAAATTGATGGCATTAAAAATGAGCAATCCCTGAATGTCATTGAACGCTCTCTCCATGAACTTCCAGGTGTTGAAACCATAGACATATATCCAGACATCAACAAAATTTCCATCACTTATAAGCCGTACATGACAGGACCAAGAACCTTCATAGAAGTCATAGAATCCACAGGCTCTGGGTGTTTTAAAGCGATTATATTCCCAAATGATGGAGGAAGAGAAGCACAAAGACAGGAGGAAATTAATCGGTTCTTCAAGTTATTCATATGGAGTTTGGCTTTCACCATTCCTGTTTTCTTGACATCCATGGTTCTCATGTATATACCTGGAGTTAAACGTGTTTTGGATATCAAAGTTGTCAATATGTTGAATATTGGACTTCTCTTGAGGTGTGAATTTGCTACCCCGGTGCAGTTCATCATAGGGAGAAGGTTCTATGTTGGGGCATATAAAGCGTTGCGCAAAGGTTCTGCCAACATGGATGTGTTGATAGCCTTAGGGACCAATGCAGCATATTTCTATTCTCTTTATGTTGTGGAAAGAGCTGCTTCCTCACGGCATTTCAAAGGCAGCGATTTCTTTGAGACTAGCTCTATGCTTATTTCATTTATTCTATTAGGGAAGTATTTGGAAGTGTTGGCAAAGGGGAAGACATCTCAGGCCATTGCAAAGCTGATGAACTTGACACCCGAGACAGCAACCTTATTAACACAAGATGATGAGGGAAATGTGGTTAGTGAAAGACAAATTGATAGCCGGTTGATACAAAAGGAGGATGTGATcaaggttgttcctggtgcaaAAGTAGCATCGGATGGTTTTGTCATATGGGGACAAAGTCATGTAAATGAGAGCATGATAACTGGAGAGGCAAAGCCTGTGGCGAAGAGGAAGGGTGATATGGTTATTGGAGGCACTCTGAATGAGAATGGGGTTTTGCACGTTAAGGTGACAAGGGTTGGATCAGAGAGTGCTCTCTCGCAGATTGTTCGACTTGTTGAGTCTGCCCAAATGGCTAAAGCTCCTGTCCAAAAAATTGCTGATcatatttctaaatattttgtTCCTATG gtCATTGCGCTTTCTCTTTCAACATGGCTTTCCTGGTTTCTGGCTGGAAAGTTCCATGCATACCCAAAATCTTGGATACCATCTTCCACAAACAGCTTTGAGCTTGCACTTCAGTTTGGGATTTCAGTCATGGTCATTGCCTGCCCTTGTGCTCTAGGCCTAGCCACTCCTACGGCTGTTATGGTCGGTACTGGAGTTGGTGCAACACAAGGTGTGTTGATCAAAGGGGGGCAAGCATTAGAAAATGCACACAAG GTGAATTGCATTGTGTTTGATAAGACAGGGACCCTCACAGTTGGGAAGCCAGTGGTTGTTACTACAAAACTCTTAAAAAAGACGTCACTTAGTAATTTCTATGAATTTGCTGCTGCAGCAGAG GTGAACAGCGAACATCCAATAGCCAAGGCCATTGTTGAGCACGCCAAAAAGATTATagaagaagaacaaaatcaTCCCTGGCCAGAAGCACGCGACTTTGCTTCTGTTTCAGGCCACGGAGTGAAGGCCATTGTTCTAAACAAGGAAATAATGGTTGGGAATAAAAAGATGATGTTGGATCATAACATAGCCATTTCAGCAGAAGCTGAAGAAACACTAGCAGAAGCTGAAAGCTTGGCTCAAACCGGGATTCTAGTATCCTTGGATGGAGAAGTTGCTGGAGTTTTGGCTGTATCTGATCCACTAAAACCTGGTGCCAAAGAAGTTATTTCCATTCTTAATTTGATGAAGATCAAGAGCATCATGGTGACAGGTGATAACTGGGGAACTGCCAACTCCATAGCAAGACAAGCTGGCATTGAAACTGTCATGGCAGAGGCTCTACCTGAGACTAAAGCgaccaaaataaaagaattgaag AGTTCTGGGTACACGGTGGCAATGGTGGGAGATGGAATAAACGATTCACCAGCACTAGTGGCTGCTGATGTAGGAATGGCAATTGGTGCTGGCACAGACATAGCTATAGAGGCAGCTGACATTGTTCTGATGAAGAGCAACTTGGAGGATACAATAATTGCCATTGATCTTGCAAAAAAAACTTTCTCTCGTATACGTCTCAATTACATTTGGGCTTTGGGTTACAATTTGCTAGCCATCCCAATTGCCGCGGGTGTCCTTTACTCCTCCACTAGATTCCGATTACCACCATGGATTGCTGGGGCTGCAATGGCTGCCTCTTCTCTCAGTGTTGTCTGCTCATCCCTCTTGTTAAAAAATTACAGGAGACCCAGCCTGCTAAACAACTTGGACATGAATGCTATCAAGATTGAATAA